From a region of the Streptacidiphilus albus JL83 genome:
- a CDS encoding response regulator transcription factor has protein sequence MTAAPTPLRIVVADDQASVREGLVMLLGGLPDIDVVGDAADGLRALQLVAELRPDAILLDLRMPVLDGIETTRRLTAEHPGVAVVVLTTYADDQSVLDALRAGARSYLTKDADRTDIARALHAAAGGLAVLDPRVQATLLAAASGAAPSADPPVAAAPAAPLPDGLTTREAEILRLIARGLNNPEIAAELVLSSHTVKTHINRIFAKTGSRDRAAAMGYAQRHQLG, from the coding sequence ATGACCGCCGCCCCCACCCCGCTCCGTATCGTCGTCGCCGACGACCAGGCCAGTGTCCGCGAGGGCCTGGTCATGCTGCTCGGAGGACTGCCCGACATCGACGTGGTCGGCGACGCCGCCGACGGCCTGCGCGCCCTGCAGCTGGTCGCCGAACTCCGGCCCGACGCCATCCTGTTGGACCTGCGGATGCCGGTCCTCGACGGGATCGAGACCACCCGCAGACTCACCGCCGAGCACCCGGGCGTCGCCGTGGTCGTCCTCACCACCTACGCCGACGACCAGTCCGTCCTGGACGCGCTCCGGGCCGGCGCCCGGAGCTACCTCACCAAGGACGCTGACCGGACCGACATAGCGCGAGCCCTCCACGCCGCCGCCGGCGGGCTCGCGGTGCTCGACCCCCGGGTGCAGGCCACTCTGCTGGCCGCCGCGTCCGGCGCGGCGCCGAGCGCGGACCCGCCGGTGGCCGCCGCTCCGGCCGCGCCGCTGCCCGACGGTCTGACCACCCGCGAGGCAGAGATCCTCCGACTCATCGCCCGCGGACTGAACAACCCCGAGATCGCCGCCGAGCTGGTGCTGAGCAGCCACACCGTGAAGACCCACATCAACCGGATCTTCGCCAAGACCGGCTCCCGCGACCGCGCCGCCGCGATGGGCTACGCCCAGCGGCACCAGCTGGGCTGA
- a CDS encoding TrmH family RNA methyltransferase, whose product MAAVQRITSRNARFQQWQSLLTNRNKRTRAREFLVQGVRPITVAVERGWTVRAVLFDAGRPLSRWAGELLRGLSGSRTEQIAMDGALLAELGEKGETVPELIAVLEMPEDDLERIPVGDDFLGVLFDRPTNPGNIGSIIRSADAFGAHGLIVTGHAADVYDSKSVRASTGSLFALPAVRVPSQHEVHAWLETKRRQGRPVLVVGTDEHGEADVFDFDLTRPTLLLVGNETAGLSAAWRELCDHVVSIPMSGSASSLNAANAATAVLYEASRQRTAAARAARPTVGRPRSGTAAVTAAGTAEGTGQPGPA is encoded by the coding sequence GTGGCGGCGGTGCAGCGGATCACGTCCCGCAATGCGCGTTTCCAGCAGTGGCAGTCGTTGCTGACGAATCGCAACAAGCGCACCCGCGCGAGGGAGTTCCTGGTCCAGGGGGTCCGCCCGATCACGGTCGCGGTCGAGCGGGGCTGGACCGTGCGGGCCGTGCTCTTCGACGCCGGCCGTCCGCTCTCCCGCTGGGCGGGTGAACTGCTGCGCGGCCTGTCGGGATCCCGCACCGAGCAGATCGCCATGGACGGCGCCCTGCTCGCCGAGCTCGGCGAGAAGGGCGAGACGGTGCCCGAGCTGATCGCGGTGCTGGAGATGCCCGAGGACGACCTCGAACGGATCCCGGTCGGCGACGACTTCCTCGGGGTGCTCTTCGACCGGCCCACCAACCCGGGCAACATCGGTTCGATCATCAGGTCGGCGGACGCCTTCGGCGCGCACGGCCTGATCGTCACCGGGCACGCGGCCGACGTCTACGACAGCAAGTCGGTGCGGGCCAGCACCGGTTCGCTGTTCGCCCTGCCGGCCGTCCGGGTCCCGTCCCAGCACGAGGTCCACGCCTGGCTGGAGACGAAGCGGCGGCAGGGGCGGCCGGTGCTGGTGGTGGGCACCGACGAACACGGTGAGGCCGACGTCTTCGACTTCGACCTCACCCGCCCCACGCTGCTGCTGGTCGGCAACGAGACCGCCGGGCTCAGCGCGGCCTGGCGGGAACTGTGCGACCACGTCGTCAGCATTCCGATGTCCGGCAGTGCCAGTTCGCTGAACGCCGCCAATGCCGCGACCGCCGTGCTCTACGAGGCTTCCCGGCAGCGGACCGCCGCCGCCCGGGCCGCGCGCCCGACCGTCGGGCGGCCCCGGTCGGGCACGGCTGCGGTCACGGCTGCGGGCACGGCTGAGGGCACGGGGCAGCCGGGACCGGCGTGA
- a CDS encoding DUF6332 family protein produces the protein MSGVRSQEERDDATIEATYTFLTALICAAVTLCVVWLGVRAVSPGLSRHDVHHLVVCCAGAAFVARTVLRRSRGRNWRGLRTG, from the coding sequence ATGTCCGGTGTGCGCAGCCAGGAGGAGCGCGACGACGCCACGATCGAGGCGACGTACACCTTCCTCACCGCTCTGATCTGTGCGGCGGTCACCCTCTGCGTGGTCTGGCTCGGCGTCCGGGCGGTGTCCCCCGGCCTCTCCCGGCACGATGTGCACCACCTGGTCGTGTGCTGCGCCGGGGCGGCCTTCGTGGCCCGCACGGTGCTCCGCCGCAGCCGCGGCCGCAACTGGCGCGGCCTGAGGACGGGTTGA
- a CDS encoding non-ribosomal peptide synthetase — translation MEPDQYLDAPLPLRPVPSPTPSPAAGAIWPCEPATPTRTLVDLLDETVRRHPGAPALDADGVVLDYRGLQQESVRLAATLAGYGIGPGDRVGVRVPSGTAALYVAILGILRAGAAYVPVDVDDPDERAEMIWSDAGVCAIIGAGLSVVPGPCPTGGTPGPAGPANDAWIIFTSGTTGRPKGVAVSHRSAAAFVDAEARLFLRESPLGPGDRVLAGLSVAFDASCEEMWLAWRHGACLVPAPRALVKAGTDLGPWLVQQRITAVSTVPTLVALWPEQSLQRVRLLIVGGEACPAELVDRLAVPGREFWNTYGPTETTVVACASLMQSGRPVRIGAPLDGWELAVVDAGNRPVSWGEVGELVIGGVGVARYLDPQKDAEKFGAPAWHGRADRVYRSGDLVRADPEGLVFVGRADEQVKLGGRRIELGEIDAALQALPGIRAAAAAVKDTAAGGQVLVGYLVAEPSEETFPLTPGQQTADQQAGGQQTGGRPPSAAPPFDLAAARTRLLDRLPQALVPVLALVPELPTRTSGKVDRKALPWPLPGLDAPSADGPALTGTAGWLAEQWRAVLGVPVGADSDFFTLGGASLAAARLVSLLRERFPGTSVADLYHQPRLQDLADHLDNASGHQRETREIRPTPRRVGVYQGFVLAVLYILGGLRWVLALALTDNLIRLVRPLPWAPHTSWWIVIGGWLLLSSAAGRCLIGAFGARLLTATLRPGAHPRGGSAHLRLWTAERLVGAFNIASVVGTPLARRYARLLGCKVGRDVELHTMPPVTGMAVLGNGCVLEPEVDAAGWWLDGDTLHLGTIRIGNNARIGTRSMLMPGVEIGAEAEIAPGSCVIGRVPARERWHGSPARRDDTGARDPWPAPSTAGPAPGTCSTWPRCRCSPGCSRSRPHRPWPSSTC, via the coding sequence GTGGAACCCGATCAGTACCTCGACGCGCCTCTGCCGCTCCGGCCGGTCCCGTCGCCGACTCCGTCCCCCGCAGCCGGCGCGATCTGGCCCTGCGAGCCCGCCACACCCACCCGCACCCTGGTCGACCTGCTCGACGAGACCGTGCGGCGCCACCCCGGCGCCCCCGCGCTGGACGCCGACGGGGTGGTGCTCGACTACCGGGGCCTGCAGCAGGAGAGCGTGCGGCTGGCCGCCACGCTGGCCGGCTACGGCATCGGCCCCGGTGACCGGGTCGGCGTCCGGGTCCCCTCCGGCACCGCCGCGCTCTATGTGGCGATCCTCGGCATCCTGCGCGCCGGTGCGGCCTACGTCCCGGTCGACGTGGACGACCCGGACGAGCGGGCCGAGATGATCTGGTCGGACGCCGGGGTGTGCGCGATCATCGGCGCCGGGCTCTCCGTCGTGCCCGGGCCCTGCCCGACCGGCGGCACGCCGGGGCCCGCCGGGCCGGCGAACGATGCCTGGATCATCTTCACCTCGGGGACCACCGGTCGTCCCAAGGGCGTCGCGGTCAGCCACCGTTCGGCCGCCGCCTTCGTGGACGCCGAGGCCAGGCTGTTCCTGCGGGAGTCGCCGCTGGGCCCGGGGGACCGGGTGCTGGCCGGGCTCTCGGTGGCGTTCGACGCCTCCTGCGAGGAGATGTGGCTGGCCTGGCGGCACGGCGCCTGCCTGGTGCCCGCCCCGCGCGCGCTGGTCAAGGCCGGGACCGATCTGGGGCCCTGGCTGGTGCAGCAGCGGATCACGGCCGTGTCGACGGTGCCGACGCTGGTGGCGCTGTGGCCGGAGCAGTCGTTGCAGCGGGTGCGGCTGCTGATCGTCGGCGGCGAGGCCTGCCCGGCCGAGCTGGTGGATCGGCTGGCCGTGCCGGGGCGCGAGTTCTGGAACACCTACGGTCCGACCGAGACGACGGTGGTCGCCTGTGCGTCGCTGATGCAGTCCGGGCGGCCGGTGCGGATCGGCGCGCCGCTGGACGGCTGGGAGCTGGCGGTGGTCGACGCCGGGAACCGTCCGGTCAGCTGGGGCGAGGTCGGCGAACTGGTGATCGGCGGGGTGGGCGTCGCCCGCTATCTCGACCCGCAGAAGGACGCCGAGAAGTTCGGCGCGCCCGCCTGGCACGGACGTGCGGACCGGGTCTACCGCAGCGGCGACCTGGTCCGGGCCGACCCGGAGGGCCTGGTCTTCGTCGGCCGCGCCGACGAGCAGGTCAAGCTCGGCGGCCGACGGATCGAGCTGGGCGAGATCGACGCCGCACTGCAGGCCCTGCCCGGCATCCGGGCAGCCGCAGCGGCGGTCAAGGACACCGCCGCCGGCGGCCAGGTCCTGGTCGGCTACCTGGTCGCGGAACCGTCCGAGGAAACGTTTCCGCTGACCCCCGGCCAGCAGACCGCCGACCAGCAGGCAGGCGGCCAGCAGACAGGCGGCCGACCGCCCTCCGCCGCACCGCCGTTCGACCTGGCCGCCGCGCGCACCCGGCTGCTGGACCGGCTGCCGCAGGCCCTGGTCCCGGTGCTCGCACTGGTCCCCGAGCTGCCCACCCGCACCTCGGGCAAGGTCGACCGCAAGGCCCTGCCCTGGCCGCTTCCCGGACTCGACGCCCCCTCGGCGGACGGCCCCGCACTCACCGGCACGGCCGGTTGGCTGGCCGAGCAGTGGCGGGCCGTGCTCGGCGTGCCGGTCGGCGCCGACAGCGACTTCTTCACCCTCGGCGGCGCCAGCCTCGCCGCCGCCCGCCTGGTCTCGCTGCTCCGCGAACGCTTCCCCGGCACCTCCGTCGCCGATCTCTACCACCAGCCCCGGCTCCAGGACCTCGCCGACCATCTCGACAACGCCTCCGGGCACCAGCGGGAGACCCGCGAGATCCGGCCCACCCCACGCCGCGTCGGCGTCTACCAGGGCTTCGTGCTGGCGGTCCTTTACATCCTCGGCGGACTGCGCTGGGTGCTCGCGCTGGCCCTGACCGACAACCTGATCAGGCTGGTCCGACCGCTGCCCTGGGCTCCGCACACCTCCTGGTGGATCGTCATCGGCGGCTGGCTGCTGCTCTCCAGCGCGGCCGGACGCTGCCTGATCGGCGCGTTCGGCGCGCGACTGCTCACCGCGACGCTGCGGCCCGGCGCCCACCCCCGGGGCGGCTCCGCCCACCTGCGGCTGTGGACCGCCGAACGGCTGGTCGGCGCGTTCAACATCGCCTCCGTCGTCGGCACCCCGCTCGCCCGGCGCTACGCCCGGCTCCTGGGCTGCAAGGTCGGCCGCGACGTCGAACTGCACACCATGCCCCCGGTCACCGGCATGGCCGTGCTCGGCAACGGCTGCGTCCTGGAGCCCGAGGTCGACGCCGCCGGCTGGTGGCTCGACGGCGACACCCTCCACCTGGGCACCATCCGCATCGGCAACAACGCCCGCATCGGCACCCGCAGCATGCTCATGCCCGGCGTCGAGATCGGCGCCGAGGCCGAGATCGCCCCCGGCAGCTGCGTCATCGGCCGCGTCCCCGCCCGCGAACGCTGGCACGGCTCCCCCGCCCGCCGGGACGACACCGGCGCCCGCGACCCCTGGCCCGCCCCCAGCACCGCCGGTCCCGCGCCTGGGACCTGTTCCACCTGGCCTCGATGCCGCTGCTCACCGGGCTGTTCGCGGTCTCGGCCGCACCGGCCGTGGCCGTCCTCTACCTGCTGA
- a CDS encoding sensor histidine kinase — MDDARGLLTWGGRTGPALQAVIALVRIVGYAVVGLLVFTGGPVATSTRVVQLVVYCVIGLGIVGWNLLDLRPALFPHRGRVEPLLLGTLTAAGGLGCTLPHGDPLVAFGVTAAATAGSEIGMVAGWSVLGTGVLAIEIGAALYGDGLGTLLGYPLLLVVGLLIGHNRRAFRIAAEQSAAVLAQAEELQAEQRRSEVLDERTRIAREIHDVLAHSLGALGIQIQVARAVLTDQQDIDRAVEILATAQRMAAEGLVETRRAVHALRTDALPLAREIARAAETHTRNHGAEIDLDIVGEPRTLPPDATLALLRIVQEALVNAAKHAPGRPVALRLESTAQLTRITVANALPEGGDTQPAAPAAGVGGGYGLIGMRERLRLLNGTLAAGPADGRWTVTAEFPHGDATSTAPNGRMTA; from the coding sequence GTGGACGACGCCCGTGGACTGCTGACCTGGGGCGGCAGGACCGGACCGGCACTGCAGGCGGTCATCGCCCTGGTCCGGATCGTCGGCTACGCGGTCGTCGGACTGCTGGTCTTCACCGGCGGCCCGGTCGCGACCTCCACCCGGGTTGTGCAGCTCGTCGTCTACTGCGTCATCGGTCTCGGCATCGTCGGATGGAACCTGCTCGACCTGCGCCCGGCCCTGTTCCCGCACCGGGGGCGGGTCGAACCGCTGCTGCTCGGTACCCTCACCGCCGCCGGCGGGCTCGGCTGCACCCTGCCGCACGGCGACCCCCTGGTGGCCTTCGGCGTGACCGCCGCGGCCACCGCCGGCAGCGAGATCGGCATGGTCGCCGGCTGGTCGGTGCTCGGCACCGGGGTCCTCGCCATCGAGATCGGCGCGGCCCTCTACGGCGACGGCCTCGGCACCCTGCTGGGCTACCCGCTGCTGCTGGTCGTCGGGCTGCTGATCGGCCACAACCGCCGTGCCTTCCGGATCGCGGCCGAGCAGTCGGCGGCGGTACTGGCCCAGGCCGAGGAGCTGCAGGCCGAGCAGCGGCGCTCCGAGGTCCTCGACGAACGGACCAGGATCGCCCGGGAGATCCACGACGTGCTCGCCCACTCACTGGGCGCGCTCGGCATCCAGATCCAGGTCGCCCGGGCCGTGCTGACGGACCAGCAGGACATCGACCGGGCCGTGGAGATCCTCGCCACCGCCCAGCGGATGGCCGCCGAGGGCCTGGTCGAGACCCGGCGCGCGGTGCACGCCCTGCGCACCGACGCCCTGCCGCTGGCCCGGGAGATCGCCCGCGCCGCCGAGACCCACACCCGCAACCACGGCGCCGAGATCGACCTCGACATCGTCGGCGAACCGCGCACGCTTCCGCCGGACGCCACCCTGGCACTGCTCCGCATCGTCCAGGAGGCCCTGGTCAACGCCGCCAAGCACGCACCCGGCCGACCGGTCGCGCTCCGGCTGGAGTCCACCGCGCAGCTGACCCGGATCACCGTCGCCAACGCCCTCCCCGAGGGCGGAGACACGCAGCCGGCCGCGCCGGCCGCGGGCGTCGGCGGCGGCTACGGGCTGATCGGCATGCGGGAGCGGCTGCGGCTGCTCAACGGCACGCTGGCGGCCGGTCCGGCCGACGGACGCTGGACCGTCACGGCGGAGTTCCCGCACGGCGATGCGACGTCGACCGCCCCGAACGGGAGAATGACCGCATGA
- a CDS encoding antibiotic biosynthesis monooxygenase family protein — MSVVKINVLSVPTEQREVLEKRFGARAGVVESSDGFEWFELLRPVDGTDKYLVYTRWRTEEDFQAWMSGPMQAAHQGAPAGGARPAPAASDSSLWSFEVVQQAAPKSA; from the coding sequence ATGAGCGTAGTGAAGATCAACGTGTTGTCGGTCCCGACGGAGCAGCGCGAGGTGCTGGAGAAGCGCTTCGGCGCCCGGGCCGGGGTGGTGGAGTCCTCCGACGGCTTCGAGTGGTTCGAGCTGCTCCGGCCGGTGGACGGCACGGACAAGTACCTCGTCTACACCCGCTGGCGCACCGAGGAGGACTTCCAGGCGTGGATGTCCGGCCCGATGCAGGCCGCCCACCAGGGTGCCCCGGCCGGCGGAGCCCGCCCCGCCCCCGCCGCCTCGGACTCCTCCCTCTGGTCCTTCGAGGTCGTCCAGCAGGCCGCCCCGAAGTCCGCCTGA
- a CDS encoding glycosyl hydrolase family 18 protein, which translates to MPLRLSARAAVVALAVAAASVGVAASASAATAATDTPLPAHVFAPYFEAYNGDSLSGLATASGNKYLTMAFIQTPTAGSCTADWNGDASTPISAADYGSDIASIQAGGGNVIPSFGGYSADHGGTDIADSCTDVADIAAAYESVATTYNVSRIDLDIEDNSLTDTAGITRRNEAVAQAEAWATANGRTLQFSYTMPTESAGLDSTGVAVLQNAVAEGARVDVANIMTFDYYYGTKQEMATDTESAGAGLVKQLAGIYPSKTTAQLWDMVGITEMVGIDDYGADETFTTADAATVLAWAKAQGVNTLSFWALQRDNGGCVGTGGSDSCSGIAQSTWQFSNAFEPFSGGTTTVGNDFSLSASPSSGSVTAGGSATATVSTAVASGSAESVALTASGAPSGATVAFSPSSVTSGSSSTMTVSTTSATASGSYPITVTGTAASGSHSTTYTLTVGSGGSTGGKTYPAASATLGGSADANSCSACAGGEKVSSIGGGGAGTVTFTGVSEAAAGSYTMTVSYLSVGEAKPAVITVNGVARTVSFPETSASSYSVIGTLKVTVTLKAGSSNTIEFSGSGTKGAPDLSTIAV; encoded by the coding sequence ATGCCCCTGCGCCTGTCCGCCCGCGCCGCAGTCGTCGCCCTCGCCGTCGCCGCGGCCTCCGTGGGCGTCGCCGCGTCGGCCTCCGCCGCCACGGCGGCGACCGACACCCCGCTGCCGGCCCACGTCTTCGCCCCCTACTTCGAGGCGTACAACGGCGACAGCCTCTCCGGGCTGGCCACCGCGTCCGGCAACAAGTACCTGACCATGGCGTTCATCCAGACCCCCACGGCCGGCTCCTGCACCGCCGACTGGAACGGCGACGCGAGCACCCCCATCTCCGCCGCCGACTACGGCAGCGACATCGCGTCCATCCAGGCCGGCGGCGGCAACGTGATTCCCTCCTTCGGCGGTTACAGCGCCGACCACGGCGGCACCGACATCGCCGACAGCTGCACCGACGTCGCGGACATCGCCGCCGCGTACGAGAGCGTCGCCACCACCTACAACGTCAGCCGGATCGACCTCGACATCGAGGACAACTCGCTGACCGACACGGCCGGCATCACCCGCCGCAACGAGGCGGTCGCCCAGGCCGAGGCCTGGGCCACGGCCAACGGCCGTACGCTGCAGTTCTCCTACACCATGCCGACCGAGTCGGCCGGTCTGGACTCGACCGGCGTCGCCGTCCTGCAGAACGCCGTGGCCGAGGGCGCCCGGGTGGACGTCGCCAACATCATGACCTTCGACTACTACTACGGCACCAAGCAGGAGATGGCGACCGACACCGAGTCCGCCGGCGCCGGCCTGGTCAAGCAACTGGCCGGCATCTACCCGTCGAAGACCACCGCCCAGCTGTGGGACATGGTCGGCATCACCGAGATGGTCGGGATCGACGACTACGGCGCGGACGAGACCTTCACCACGGCGGACGCCGCCACGGTCCTCGCCTGGGCCAAGGCCCAGGGGGTCAACACCCTCTCCTTCTGGGCGCTCCAGCGGGACAACGGCGGCTGCGTCGGCACCGGCGGATCGGACAGCTGCTCCGGGATCGCGCAGAGCACCTGGCAGTTCAGCAACGCCTTCGAGCCGTTCAGCGGCGGGACCACCACCGTCGGCAACGACTTCTCGCTCTCGGCGAGCCCGTCCTCCGGATCGGTCACCGCCGGCGGTTCGGCCACGGCGACCGTGAGCACGGCCGTGGCCTCGGGTTCGGCGGAGTCCGTCGCGCTCACCGCCTCCGGCGCACCCTCCGGCGCGACGGTCGCCTTCAGTCCCTCCTCGGTCACCTCGGGCTCCTCCTCGACCATGACCGTGAGCACCACCTCGGCGACGGCTTCCGGCAGTTACCCGATCACCGTCACCGGCACCGCTGCCTCCGGCAGCCACAGCACCACCTACACCCTGACCGTCGGCTCGGGCGGGAGCACCGGCGGCAAGACCTACCCGGCCGCCTCGGCCACGCTCGGCGGCAGCGCCGACGCCAACAGCTGCTCGGCCTGCGCCGGCGGCGAGAAGGTGAGCAGCATCGGTGGCGGCGGCGCCGGCACGGTGACCTTCACCGGCGTCTCCGAGGCTGCCGCCGGCAGCTACACCATGACCGTGTCCTACCTCAGCGTGGGCGAGGCCAAGCCGGCCGTCATCACCGTCAACGGCGTGGCCCGGACGGTGAGTTTCCCGGAGACCTCGGCCAGCAGCTACAGCGTGATCGGGACGCTCAAGGTGACCGTCACGCTGAAGGCCGGGAGTTCCAACACCATCGAGTTCTCGGGCAGCGGCACCAAGGGCGCCCCGGACCTCAGCACCATCGCCGTCTGA
- a CDS encoding TolB family protein — translation MSSRTRLIAATITLAAALTASLPALADASAVRPAAANGTKGTSLTISTGSPYVVMNGTTVDFGVPVRDLAWSPDGRQAAFVDGSGNLDVANPNGTGRRIVAANPGNQVWSHPTWQVSAASPRDGVPAKDNLLFTASQKGVTRLEGVSATANHGTPHLLPLGPDAGSGNPLNPLTGNNWPSSAGSYGTAVYENTGNGEVYVRDDYLRQQGGVLLRGSEPALAPNGEEVVFVRSIGGHDHIFEESFDSQHPVAKDLTPHATGNDTEPAWSPDGRTIAFRTATGTDVVPANGSKAPVQLTSYVGLPAYRG, via the coding sequence ATGTCCTCCCGCACTCGTCTCATAGCCGCCACCATCACCCTCGCCGCCGCCCTGACCGCCTCGCTGCCGGCCCTGGCCGACGCGTCCGCCGTCCGCCCCGCCGCGGCCAACGGGACCAAGGGCACCTCGCTGACCATCAGCACGGGCTCCCCGTACGTCGTCATGAACGGCACCACGGTCGACTTCGGCGTCCCCGTCCGGGACCTGGCCTGGTCGCCCGACGGCCGACAGGCCGCCTTCGTCGACGGCTCGGGCAACCTGGACGTCGCCAACCCCAACGGCACCGGCCGCCGGATCGTGGCCGCCAACCCGGGCAACCAGGTCTGGTCGCACCCGACCTGGCAGGTCTCCGCAGCCAGCCCGCGGGACGGGGTCCCGGCCAAGGACAACCTGCTCTTCACCGCGTCCCAGAAGGGCGTCACCCGCCTCGAAGGCGTCTCCGCCACCGCCAACCACGGCACCCCGCACCTGCTGCCGCTGGGGCCGGACGCCGGCTCGGGCAACCCCCTCAACCCGCTCACCGGCAACAACTGGCCGAGCTCGGCCGGCAGTTACGGTACGGCCGTCTACGAGAACACCGGGAACGGCGAGGTCTACGTCCGGGACGACTACCTCCGGCAGCAGGGCGGCGTGCTGCTGCGCGGCTCCGAGCCGGCCCTCGCCCCCAACGGCGAGGAGGTCGTCTTCGTCCGCTCGATCGGCGGGCACGACCACATCTTCGAGGAGTCCTTCGACTCCCAGCACCCGGTGGCCAAGGACCTCACCCCGCACGCCACCGGCAACGACACCGAGCCGGCCTGGTCGCCGGACGGCCGGACCATCGCCTTCCGCACCGCCACCGGCACCGACGTGGTCCCGGCCAACGGCAGCAAGGCGCCCGTGCAGCTCACCTCCTACGTCGGCCTCCCCGCCTACCGGGGCTGA
- a CDS encoding LCP family protein, translated as MGISTAGVMVVAGSGVAYAYFHLLGNIKTSALYTGSNRAAAVGVEKADAFGRTPLNILLIGSDTRDTSEDAKLGGDAGPGAHADVEMLVHLSADRSNITVMSIPRDTVTQLPDCAGDATTIITDSLQNGPSCTAEAVHKLTGITVDDFAMVDFGGVVNISNALGGVNVCVNSNVYDVYSGLKLSEGTHLLKGTAALEFLRTRHAFGDGSDNVGRTTATHIFFTDMINKLKNAGTLTDPVAMYDIADAATKSLTVSPDLDSASKLIDLADDLNKVPTNRITFTTMQNVAYSGTDSALADDVQEETAQAQPLFNAIKNDQSLTTASGKASGAGQASASPVAAPPAAGTITVAVYNGTSVDGRSDAIANQLVSQGFNSATAGYPDSASPATTTLTYGPGEAAQAQVVAKDLGLPAKALVQGTATGLKLVIGADWTSGNTFPHSSATPAPVSSAVLLNGATGVQTANQVNQCVDVSTAYTEPGHTPQSEYADNPQVPNSAP; from the coding sequence GTGGGCATCAGCACGGCCGGGGTCATGGTGGTCGCGGGCTCCGGGGTGGCCTACGCCTACTTCCACCTGCTCGGCAACATCAAGACCTCGGCGCTCTACACCGGCAGCAACCGGGCCGCCGCCGTGGGCGTCGAGAAGGCGGACGCCTTCGGCCGGACGCCGCTGAACATCCTGCTGATCGGCTCGGACACCCGGGACACCTCTGAGGACGCCAAGCTCGGTGGCGACGCCGGACCGGGCGCCCACGCGGACGTGGAGATGCTCGTCCACCTCTCGGCCGACCGCAGCAACATCACCGTGATGAGCATCCCCCGCGACACCGTCACCCAGCTGCCGGACTGCGCCGGCGATGCCACCACGATCATCACCGACAGCCTGCAGAACGGCCCCTCCTGCACCGCGGAGGCCGTCCACAAGCTCACCGGGATCACCGTCGACGACTTCGCGATGGTCGACTTCGGCGGTGTCGTCAACATATCGAACGCTCTGGGCGGCGTGAACGTCTGCGTCAACAGCAACGTCTACGACGTCTACTCGGGCCTGAAGCTGAGCGAGGGCACCCACTTGCTGAAGGGCACGGCCGCCCTGGAGTTCCTGCGCACCCGACACGCCTTCGGCGACGGCAGCGACAACGTCGGCCGCACCACCGCGACCCACATCTTCTTCACCGACATGATCAACAAGCTGAAGAACGCCGGGACGCTGACCGACCCGGTCGCCATGTACGACATCGCGGACGCGGCGACCAAGTCGCTGACGGTCTCCCCGGACCTGGACAGCGCGAGCAAGCTGATCGACCTGGCCGACGACCTGAACAAGGTGCCGACCAACCGGATCACCTTCACCACCATGCAGAACGTCGCCTACAGCGGCACCGACTCGGCGCTCGCCGACGATGTCCAGGAGGAGACCGCGCAGGCACAGCCGCTGTTCAACGCGATCAAGAACGACCAGTCGCTGACCACGGCGAGCGGCAAGGCCAGCGGGGCGGGCCAGGCCTCGGCCAGCCCCGTCGCGGCCCCGCCGGCGGCCGGCACCATCACCGTGGCCGTCTACAACGGCACCAGCGTGGACGGGCGTTCCGACGCGATCGCGAACCAGTTGGTGAGCCAGGGCTTCAACTCCGCCACCGCCGGATACCCCGACTCGGCCTCCCCGGCGACCACCACGCTGACCTACGGCCCCGGCGAGGCCGCCCAGGCGCAGGTCGTCGCCAAGGACCTCGGACTGCCTGCCAAGGCCCTCGTCCAGGGCACCGCAACCGGACTGAAGCTGGTCATCGGCGCGGACTGGACCAGCGGCAACACCTTCCCGCACTCCAGTGCGACGCCGGCCCCGGTCAGCTCGGCCGTGCTGCTCAACGGCGCCACCGGAGTGCAGACCGCCAACCAGGTCAACCAGTGCGTCGACGTGAGCACCGCCTACACCGAGCCGGGGCACACCCCGCAGTCGGAGTACGCGGACAACCCGCAGGTGCCCAACTCCGCTCCCTGA